From the genome of Mastacembelus armatus chromosome 5, fMasArm1.2, whole genome shotgun sequence:
TGTAACCAAACCAGTGCTGCACTGAACACTATATTTCTAAAGATTATAAGGTTCAATTTTTCAACTCTGATGTCATTTTATGGAGTTTTCATTATAAGACAATAATGTGTTTATGATATTGTGTCCACTCCCTGTATCGTGATTTTATCATCACAGCAGGGACGATCCACACTGCTCTCATGTTTGCATGCTAAATATAAAGCTATCACCAGCAGAGTCACTTAGCTTTGCACATGGCTGCCGCCAGCCAAGAAACAGatttacacatacagtaaccccaaataaaagcagtaagtcatgtgttttttttactgctcagCAGATCAAATTAAATATGTTAGTGAGATTTAGAGGCACAAATAGTTCTATTTTGATACCTTTAGGTAGGACCAGGTTAGCTGTGTCCAGTTTTGTGCTAAGACTAAGATAAATGGCTGATGgctgtttcatatttaatgtacAGACAGGAGAGCAATATTTATTCTCATAAATTATTATCAGAAAGAAGGCAAGTAAGACATTTCCCCGAATGTTGAGCTGTTTCTTTCATTCAGAGCAATGGTCTGTCTTAACACCAATTTTAATCTCTAATAAGTATGTCTGCCATCATAATAGAATTTGTTATTTCATTACAAGTAAACATTTAAAGGGGAACATCATCAGAATTAATAGAAGTCATTTTTGACTTTGTTGTTACCTTACTAGTCATCACAATGACCCACCCAGACATTAATTTGAAAGAACTACCACAAAACTAGCAACTAGAAGATGTTCACGTACACTATACATTAGGTGAAATGCCCCTTTAACCTGTTATAAATTGTGGTGTTTGTGTAAGCGACAATCAAGGCACTTGTATAAAACTTTTGACCTCTTCACCGCCCCCCACAACATTTGAGCCCACTGTGGCTGATGTTGCACGGCTGCTATAAAGACACCAAAAACAGTCATGTGACACCCACATCACACGTTCACTTCTGTGACCTCGCCGTCGCTCTATCAGAGGCTCACCCCACGCTTTGGTTCACTTTATTGCTCGATCTTCAATCCTCTGACCTGCTAAtgtgtgtaaaaagaaaatctaaagtgtgtgttgtttcacaTCTTATATCTTGCTCAACTGTAGTAAACAGAATATAACTACAACTTCCAAAACCCAGTATGTCATAGTACACAGGAGTGGATTATATAACAGAAATCAGATTTTCGAGGACTCTGAAGTATAGTGACAGTTCCACAGTCTATCATATTCTAGTGCCTAGTACttataaacaatatttaattaAGTTTAAATACCTATAATCAGTCTAATGAAGTCAAAGTAAGTGCAGTAACAAAACTAATAGCTGGTGTAGAAAGGGGTGATACAGTTTGTAGCAATAGAACTGGCATCATTCCCTCTCAAGGAGGAGTGATGGTCTTTTAACGACTATGAAATTAGTATTTAGCTTAGATTTCACTTACAAAAATTGCAATTGTGACGATtcagagcaaaataaaactaaatgagCAATAGCATCAAATTATTTAGGTCACCATTTGCATATTAACGTTTCActgatcatcatcatcgtcatcatcatcgtGACCGGCATGATCAAAATAGGGGTGATTTCTAAtactaaatattttctgtcaccTATTTTTATCACAAATGCATGACAAGTTGTGTGGCAGTGCTTCAGAAAAATGGACAGTGTGTTCACCTTGGACAAAGTGTACAATGGTATTGATCTGTGCATGAAGTTAGGCTAGAGCCTCAGTGTATCAGCACCTTCTCTTATGCAGCCATTAGCCACCCGCCCCCACACCTCCATTATATTAGCATGTTTGTTCTAGTTGTTtctatttatttcatgtttcacaAGTGGCAGCATCAAGCCATCCGCTGTGTGTCTGGTGGTGAGAATACAGTTTTGATGTCCTCAAAGCATGAGCAATATGTGCGGTCACATAAAAGAGGACTCTTATCCCTTCATGTGCCGTTGAAGAAAGCATGAAAGTGATTGTGTTATCATAAGCATTATACCATATGaaattaaagtcattttaaacatGGAAGGAATTTATGAATGGAAAAGTAAGCAAAGTATCCAGTTTACTCAGAAAAGCACACTATTTACAAAACTGTATAAAGCAATATATGGCAAAgtaatgtgtttgtaataataaAGCACCGTGTTTAAAATctacagcgtgtgtgtgtgtgtgtgagaaagagagaaagagagagggaaatggGGGGCATCACCTTCAGGGGAATGATGTAAAGATCAAGAAGCAGAAAGCAGTGAAATGGTAGAGCATTTAATCAGTGCAACAAAACTTCTGCTGTGCCTTTCATTTACTAcagagtttctgtttttagtcGTCCCTGCAGCACCGTGTTGGTAATGAAAATAGCAACCGGCATATTTCACCTCGTTAGTAGTCTCCCATCTGTTTCCCTCCACCTGGACACTTCCAGCACTGGTTGGAGAAAATGAGGCATCAGGACCCAGGGTGGAAAACCTTaggaaagacacaaagacacactcgTGCTGTTCCCCTCATTAGAAAAGCTGCCTTTGACATCTGAAGCATAATGGCcaattattattatgatttttttccacttaCAGTTCCCTGACTGAGATCCCCCAGCCCCCATGTGAATTGGCCATGTTTTATTAAACAGCATATGCCCATAAGTATTTGCTTTGTGCCAAAAGTCCTTGATGCAAGTGCCAAGACACTACATccagagaggagaaaacagagaataaaaatctgttcattttaactgtgatgtttctgtgtggagccCAGAAGGTGCCAGGTGTCTTCaaggaaaacataaataaaacatgtgcaCAAATGTCTAATTTGTCCTCTCCAATTGCTAAATCATGCTGTCAAGTCTACAGACAATAGATGCGTACAAGACATACAGTGATTGAGTGCTTGCAGTGGATGATGAGTCTGGTGGGGCCTGCTACCTGATAAGGGAAAGGAGAAGCACTGAATTCGAACTGGAACAGCTCCACAGAGTGAAAGAACAGGGACATTTTGACAGAAACGTCCTCGGTAAGAACTTGGCTCTGTTATGCTTCTTGTCTCTGATTCAGGCATGGAGGCTTTTGGGATCATTGCCAGAacattttaaccatttttagTGTCTGTTTGTGACTTGTGGCTTACTAAACCTTTgccaaacaacacaaagaccaAACCCTCAGAATATTAAACTGTGTCTACAACTGGAATATGCAGTGTACAATTACAGTATTGAAAGCCAAAGCTCCATGATGTAGCATAGGATGGATTTTGAGTTTAAAACATTAGCTGTCTGACATCTCTCTGCAACATAACCCTCCAAATTAATGTAAATGGGATGAACTGGATATCATAACAAAGTTACAGACCAACCACTTGATTTTCCCCTCAGAGAATGAGAGTGCTTCCTATGGTCGTTCTCACATCATTTACAATCCTTGTGCAGTCTGGGACCGAGGACTACTTGTGCAATGTACATGAACTGACTGTTTAGAGTGACTGCCCCAAGCGCAGTGACATTGTTGGCAACCATTCTGTTCACACTGTCTACCCCTGTAATGGCACCGAATAATCTGCATATGTGGCCACTAATCTAAACCTTGCACTTAGAGAGATTCTGTGAAATCTTAACATTATGGGCCAAATATTAACCTGcaacaatttattttttattctgtgttgCAGACGATATagacataaaacatgaaacagacaTCTGCATAGCTACTTGGATGATGTTAGACAAAAACATAAGGTTGCATAGTGGttcataatgttttgttttcaatctTCCCATTGAACAGTCTTTGGCTTACTTTAAAGGATCAATTCCTTAGTTTTTATATTGtgttcaaaaatgaaatgatcaagTATTAACTTTTATTATCACTGCAGAGTAATGATGAGTAAGTCATGTGCAGGGTTTATTTTTTCTCCATGGTACCTACATGGCTCTGTTCAGAGACTTTCACAACAATAGTCCATCTGTCAAGGTTTTTGTAATTATATACATTATAAAAttaaacttattttaaaaagtacaaaggTGGCATTGCATGTGAAAACCTTGAGAGCAGCCATtgactgaagaaataaaataatagctGAGCTGTCGTGATTATGAACACAAGAAACATCTGAACATTTTGGTACGTATGCTTATTTGTTTCCTTGGTAAAAGCTAAATTGATGCCACTCTTATTTGTACTGTAAATACCAAACTACAACTACTAGTAGCTGTCAATTAACTTAACACACAAATtggaaaaaagggaaaacagttCACATGGTTTTGCTGAAATGTAACCAAATCCGCCTATCAAGCGCCTTTACAGCTTAATGATCACATCATAGCtagtttgtttaatctgtaccaAAAATCATTGTGTGATCTCAATGACATTGCACTTTGACAAAAAGTTACTGCGGTGAGGAAAAAAATAGCACATAACCACCCTGTACAACACATAGTCTTACCCTTTTATATGTGCACTGATTAAACTAAACCATATATAAAGAGACAAGCTACTGCATAGTTCACACTATCAAAACTGCAAAGATTCTGATATGACAGTCATCACACGTAATGAAAAAATTCTGAGAAGGTGTTACAGAAGCTGTAATGCTCTAAAAATAATAACcagttcatttaaataaacttttaaaagCCATCCATAAATGAGAAAGCTGACATTATACCAGAAGAGTGCTGCACATCTCGGGACTTTTTAGGTCATGTCAGCCTAAATTGTCACAGTGTCTTTGGAAACAGTCTGTTGTCAGACCTTAGCAGATAACTGGAAACTGTCCTCAAAGTGGTCACCTTGTCTGTATTATACATTCTGACGTAAATAAGGGAACAAACTAAACTAGAAAGGTAAAAATAAGCCTGATTTTATAGTTCTGACCAATGATGTGTTGGGATCATAAAGCAAAAAAAGGTTCTACATTTTGCTTTACACCAAGTTTGACTGTTTTGCATCAGAAGACATTAGCAAaactttttaaacactgaacttgttaccaccaaaaaaaaaaatacagaaaactgcGATGGGTTACTTCACGTACTGTCACCTCCACATTCAGTTAAATGTGACAGgaacatttaattttgtttatcCAAACTATCTTATAATATCGATGGTCATGATGTTTGCCAACACAAAAACTCAACAcaacgcaaaaaaaaaaagactagaaaAGTTGTTGGTGTTATTGACATCAGCTGCTCAGCTTGTTTTGCTCAGTATTTTGAGGCTGTCAGTGTCTATGggtgtaaaaaagaaaaagtgtcaTACACCCTAAAATGAGCAAATAGGATGCTCATGCTAATGCACTACCTTAAGAAAAGTttaattacaaagaaaaagtgTTGTTTTAGAGAAGGGTGTAAAGTGATGTGTACTTTTCAAAAgccttaaaatattaaatatgctACAGAGTTAACACTGTCCAACATTTAAATGACAGCTATGAATAAATAGATCAGTTCATCTGATGCATTGTTTGAAGAGGAGATGAATCACAATCCAACATGTACTCTGAGCCTCGTGTTTCATCCCATTTACTAACAGTGGCAAAACTTCCTCCAAGCAAGTCCATCAAAGGTTAACCATCCTCAGATTTTCAACTTGGTGTCAAAGATTCACAGGTTAGATTTGGGTCCACTATTGACTGGAATGGCTCTGAGCTCAGTCCGCATGCACAAGTACTCTCCAATCACAGCCATTAATGCCATGCAGGCTACATTGATGAGCCACCATGACAGGGCAGCTGGAAGATGAGCGTTATAAATCCAACAGCCAATCATATGAAAGAAGTGCACAGTGACGGTGAAGTCCAGACACTGTTTCCCTCGACGGATGAAGAACCACAGACCAAGAGCGCTAGGAATTAACAAGATAGAAAACTTATGCTATCAGGCGTGTTTTAAATAAGGTTCTTCTGGTTGCAAAGATGATCAGGATTAAGAATTTCCACACACCAAATCtgaataaattttttttttcactattaTTCAATGGAAATAAGCTTTTTCAACAATGTCTAGTCCTACTGACTAACTTCCATTGTGCTGATATAAATAAATCCTTGCCCTCTGCAATACTTGAATCAGGATATGTTGAAACAACAGGCATTTGTTAGGATGTTTCAtagttttcatctttttcaaaGTACAGAGAAAGGACTGAAGAAATGACTCACCAGGTCAGAGAGTTCAAGATGAATGCCATCATCGAGAGCCTTCCCTGCACTGTTGCAAAACCAAGGACCTGCAAAACAAAGTAGAAGTTTAAATACAGTGCAAAGTTTTGGCACAAACACAGgttacacaaacagaaatataacaTAAATTACTTCATAGCTGAAGATCTGGTCCAGTGACCGACTCGATTGCACCAGACTGTCCACTCCAGCCAACCACAGGCCCAGGAAGCTGTAGTAGATGCACTGCATCAACACAATCTGACACACAATGAGGACAGGGTCCCAGATGTAGCTTCTGAAGTGACTGGCCATTGCAGACTGATGTCACAGGTACAGGCCCAGAGGATGTTACCACCTGGCCCATCCAGTATGGTCTGTGTGTGATCTCAaaatctgaaacacaaaaagtCACATTCATGAAACACATAAACCTAAATCACATCTTGGCTGCAGACACTTAGCCCAATAGCATCATTACACAGAAATATGACATTAACTGTAACGTCATCACTATTCCAATAACCTAGTTGGCTATGTTGCTGTGAAGTACAATGAGCAAGAAGTGCATATGTGTTAAATCTAAAGAGAGCACCAAATACACATTTGGATGTTTCTGAAAAGCCCAGGAAAGTTCAGTGCTGGAATTCACAGTACGTTTTACTGTTGTAAGAAAAGGCAATAATATAATGTAGCCTCTACTAGCTAGTAATTtttaagtgaaaataaaaaatttaaggTATTTTTTTCTAGAGTCTTTGGTACATAAATAACATGATTAGTTTAAGCAGTACAAACAGTACCTTTGCCCATTCCTCAATCAATAAGCCACGAATGATACCAGTAAAATCTTGtccatttcagtgttttatatttcaggTGCATTAAACTTTTACTGCACCTGGAAAGTAAAACTTTGAAATGGAGCACACAAATACTGAGCAAAACTATTACAGCCCCACTGATACTGGAtttttgaataataataataataataatacattttatttcatggcgcctttcaaagtctcaaggtcaccttacagatagaaaaggaagcatacagcatgatatacatagagtgcattgaaacaacagtaaaaagaaTGCATAAACagcgggagagaatgtaaaggcaaaagtgtggagtatctaggaagtgggcgaagtacagtaaaagtaaattgaaatacagaaacccagatgacagaacaacaaatatgaaacagtatgagacaatatgaaataggcagagggtggtagaacatcacgggctgctttgagaagttaagagagttaggtggaaaacgctatacggaacagatatgttttgagtgatgatttaaaagttgataggTCCGGAGACGAtcggatgcgatgagggagaatgttccaaaggcggggcgctgtgtggctgaaggatctagcgcccatggtggccaggcgcgctgtaggggtgcagaggagagtggaactggaggagcggagaggacgaggcggagaatagatatgaagtagttcagtgatgtatggtggggcaatagagtggagggctttgtaggtgagaaggaggattttatagtttatacggaaggacacagggagccagtgaagttgtttaaggacaggggtgatatgatgtgaggatggcgttctggtgatgattcgggcagcagagttctggacaagttgcagtttgcgaagtgatttgagaggtagaccagtgaggagtgagttacagtaatccaaacgagaggtgacaaaggcgttaatgagtatggccgtgctatcggtggtgagtgaggaacggatgcggtttatgttacggagatgggagtaggccgaccgggtagtggtattgatatgctgagtgaaggagagagtaccgtctaggatgacacccaggcttttaacttggggggaggggaggacagtattgttgtcaatttgaatagagaaggtgctggttttagaaagggtggatctggtgcccacgaggagaatttcagttttgtcagggttgagtttcaaaaagttatgggtgaaccaggatttgatattatgtaagcaggtaaggagggagggaggggggagggtagaagatggagcagcagagaggtagagctgggtgtcgtctgcataacagtggaagttgatgttatgttgcctgaggatatttccgagaggaaggagataaataataaagaggaggggccccaggacagagccctgaggcacgccacaactgacagttgagggctgggagtggaagttctggagatggacggactgggtgcggtcagataggtaggaggtgaaccatgagaggaccgagccggctatgccgatggaagcaaggcgatggaggagaatattgtgtgagatggtgtcaaaagctgcagttaggtcaaggaggatgaggatggagacaaggccagagtctgtggctactaggaggtcgttggtgattttgaccagggcagtttcagtgctgtgaagttggcggaagccagattgaaagtgttcgtataggctattggccgaaaggtgggtatggacctggtggtgaacgactttttccaggattttggagaggaacgggagattggagatagggcggaagttgttaaggtcggcaggatcgagaccaggtttttttagaattggtgagatgatggctgtcttgagtgatgggggtacgatgccagaactgagggaagtgtgaataatgtgggtaagatgaggaaggagagaggggagacagagcttgacgaggttggttggtagggggtcaagtttgcaggttgagggtttggatttgaggatcagggaagagataaccgtggtgggtggaatgataaaactcgaaagcagggaggatactgatagacagggaagggtacagtggaggcagttcgcagaTCACAGACTGATGTTAACATTCCTGAATTTAATCCATTAATGACATATCTACAAATAGTATTTCGTAATATAAACAACAATTTGGATACAGATacctttgatttaaaaaacaaaccatgcCATTATTTCTGAAAGCATCGTTTTACCGTCAGGAGCCAAGCCTGTGGCTGTGTAAACACACTTTGCACCAAACTGATGAAAACACGACACATGGTTTGGCCCCGCAGTGAACTGAGTAACACTACATGTTATCACAGTACAGGCTTGTGAAGGCTCCTCTCGGTATAGTTAAGCAATACGAACTATTGTTTAGCTAATTACTTTAGCAACACACAGCTAACGTcaactaacgttagctaacccTCAGCGATTAGCACAAACCAGTCACGTATGAATACATCAATTAGCTGTTTTAGTCATTTAACCCCAAACACTGCGACACTTTGTGTTGATTCACACATAAAAACCCAAGTTAACAGACATTTAACAGCGACGTCTTGTCTAAATCAGGGATAACAGAGGTGGTGACCAATGACGTGTTAGCCTGGTTGTTGTCTTCAAAGCAGCGGAAGAAGAGTTGTCACAAACACACGGTCAGTTGGTACAAACCTGACTATTCGGTCAGAAACGGCTCAAGGTCAATTCCTTCGGCCGTTTGCTGTTTATAAAACACCACGATATCCAACCAGGCCTCGTAACCAACCGGCCGAAGCTTGATAACAACACGGAAGTCAcggtggaggagcaggaaggaAAACTTAACAGCTAGCGCGtacttttcaaagtaaaacaccATAGAGTTGTTATTGCAGTTTTCTGGTAAATTAACTACTTTTCTGTGAGCAACATAGAGACGAAAGCTCTCTTACCTTATTATGTAATCACCAAAATTATGCTGTTAAAGATGGACTTGAACGAAATAAATtatattgaaataaaaataaattattttgatatCCTTCTGCAACTATATTCCGGGTGTTTGCAGTAGTTTTTAAAGTGACCTAAACActgcacatatatatatgtatcagaAAACATTCAACTTctgctactactgctactgcaaTTTGGGCATCAACTTCTTTGAGAGGTTTGTGGAGctttctgaattaaaaaaaaacaggttttacaAGGTTTTACAGGTTTTTCAAATGCTTGAATAAGTAAcatatttgtttggttttggcAGCAGTACATGCAGTTCACCCTTTTAACTACAGTAAGGCTTAATATTTAACTAACTTTATTTCAATGATTGTTTATTGAATGAAAATTGAAATTCATGCATCTCTTTTttagcacagacagaaagatcATATTGGTCAGAGCAAATATGAGTTTGCCAACAATTCTGCAGCTCCCAGAAATCAGGAAATTCTTCACCTTACACAGGAAGCTGGAAAGTTTGCATCATTCAGGTAGTGAAAATATTATTTGGCATTTGTTATGTTATTTGGGGTGTTTTTGTCTGGGAGACCCAGTAAAATCTACTCTGACTGTGAGAAAAGCTGATCCATTGTGCTGCAGGTTTCCTTTTCTTGCATAAATAGCTGATTGTGATGGATGTCATCACCTGGTCTGATAAAAAGTATTTGCTTCTTCTTGTAGCCAGTGCTGAAtgctaaatgctaaaaaaaTAGAGCTAATTCCTTAAAACTCCTCATGTTGAAGTTAAAGTGTCTCTGGCTTCCAGTGAGTGTGGGGGGAGTATACAGGATGTTTAAAAATTTCCTCTGTCATAGCTTTGGTGCAGGTACACTATGCACACACTGAGTGCATAGTCAGCAGAAGAAATACTTTCAACAGAATGATAACAACTGTGTAATTCAGTATTCAAAAAACACTGTCCTATAAtgcctttttcttttattatactTAAACGTTTATAAGTATATTTTTCTATGAATTATAGGGACAGCTCGGTGTAGGAGCAGTTATAGACCAGCCCCTTTACTGTCAGCCTCTCCTGTCCGTGCCCTTGTAGATGAACAGATCATCATTAAAGGGGATTTCCTGCCCTCACACTGTCCAGTTACAGTGTGTTCACGATTGTGCAGTGAGGATGGTGATGTGTGGGAAGCATTCGCCCATTATAATACAAATGCCGATGGCACTATCAACTGTGAGTCACATAGTTTTGTAGCACTGAATATTCACTGAATTACTTATAATGCTTTTGTAAATtccttattaaaaacaaaacatattaacttattttatattatattttaagaaaatacatgtattgtgatttagttttatgttttcagctctcatttaacaaaaacatatacagCAGATACTACAAGGTGATTTCAGCcagtaaaaaagcaaaaagagtAATTCAAGTGTGACTAATTATCGtagtaaataatataaaaagtcaaaaaagtaGTAAAACTAACATGATTAAATCTGCTTGTACTAGACGTAAATGTAATGAGTTAGATGTTAAGCAGACAGTCGTGCTTCTGTGTTCTTCCCTCCGAAAGTGAGCAGGGATCATTCGGTCGGGGGTTCATATATGGGCTGTGAGCCAATGGGACTCTTCTGGGGACTGCAGCCAGCTCCTGGGGCCAGAGAAGGTTTGAGGTAGGTCATGAAAATAAGCTAGTTGAGAACTAAAGACAGTGAAGTTCACCCAGCTCTCTCCACTCTTAAACAGATTTGTTCCTCTCTATTGCAGCAGCGGCTGATGTTTCCTGATTGTGATCTTTTTAAcagactgagaaaaataaatgtaacaacTCCATACAAAGTGCACCTGTCCCTACTGGAGGGCCATGTTTCATCCAGCGTGGCACAGGCCACTGAGCTGGCTGCTGTAACTACTGAGCGCTGGTACACGGCACCAGGCGTAAGAAGAACAGACATTCGACATAATGGAGTTGTAGGAACATTATTCTTACCTCCTGGTAAGCAGATGATGTGAAACATTCACTCAGTGAATGACTGACATGGAAAGCTGGTTTACTTTTAATAGTGTCTATGTTACTGATTTCCTGCAGGCCCAGGTCCATTTCCAGCCTTGTTGGACCTGTGGGGAATAGGTGGGGGACTGGTAGAATACCGCTCTGCCCTGCTTGCATCCAGAGGCTATGCAACTTTGTCCCTTGCCTATTCAAGGCACAAAGATTTACCTGGCCCACAAAAGCGCATCAATGTTGGTGGTTCATATTTCAAGGTACAATAGGACACAGTGCAGGCCTGAATTTATTCTGTGctatattttctgtattgtgtACATGTCCCATGGCATTTATTTAGAGagcttttgtcttttcctcaaaaatgtgtcatttgttttgtttggacagTCAGCGTTCCACCTTATTCAAGATCATCATCAGGTCTGTGCCAACAGAGTTGGGATCATCAGCCTGTCATTTGGAGTCTTCCTGGCTCTTCGACTTGCCATTCAGGCTGTTGTCAAAGTAAGTCAAAAGGTCCTCACTATGGCGTACATTTCTAAATCTGCACTTTGATGAAGACATAGCTCCCTGTGCTGTACCTGATCtggtttttatttaatcagtACATAATCAATGTTTAGCAACAGAAAGTTTGCTTGATTTTTGGAATTTGTTTATGTTCTCTCCAGCCATCCTGTTTGATCTGTATCAATGGTCCAGTAGGAGGTTCCATTGATATCTCAAATTCAGAAGGCATGGATTTTGATGGGTAAATTGTACTTACAGATACAggtctcttcacttcttttccacactgtaTCCTAAAGTACTCGTTACAGTCTTTTAGATCAATAGTTCCTTATTAATTTAAACAGTAATACACTGAGATCAGCCCAAAATGGCTTTTCCTGTGCACAACTTGGACTTCAAAAACATTTACTACACACTGCTGAATCTCCATTGGTGTCCTTTTAGAGACAAGACACATTGGCTATATGAGGATCAAAACCATGTCAGCTTCAGAAATGTCTCTCTGCCTACTAACTTTTTCCCTGGGACCATATTGAAGGTGATATGAGACTAAACAGCTTTTCTGCCATGTTAATACCACACAACCAGCCCACATGTACACACGCATTAAGAATATGCACGATATTAGCTTTTAACAACTGTACACACCAATCAAGaaatatttctcatgtttttgcaGATGGAGAACCTTGCCTGCCCAATAATGTACATAGTGGGTGAAGATGACCTGAGCACTTCTAGCACCGAAAACGCAAACCtggtaggttttttttttttaagtaattaTGTAGGAAATACTGGTTAaatattcacttttttgttataca
Proteins encoded in this window:
- the sys1 gene encoding protein SYS1 homolog isoform X2 codes for the protein MASHFRSYIWDPVLIVCQIVLMQCIYYSFLGLWLAGVDSLVQSSRSLDQIFSYEVLGFATVQGRLSMMAFILNSLTWFSTLGPDASFSPTSAGSVQVEGNRWETTNEA
- the sys1 gene encoding protein SYS1 homolog isoform X1, giving the protein MASHFRSYIWDPVLIVCQIVLMQCIYYSFLGLWLAGVDSLVQSSRSLDQIFSYEVLGFATVQGRLSMMAFILNSLTCALGLWFFIRRGKQCLDFTVTVHFFHMIGCWIYNAHLPAALSWWLINVACMALMAVIGEYLCMRTELRAIPVNSGPKSNL
- the LOC113131056 gene encoding bile acid-CoA:amino acid N-acyltransferase-like isoform X4 → MSLPTILQLPEIRKFFTLHRKLESLHHSVSRDHSVGGSYMGCEPMGLFWGLQPAPGAREGLRLRKINVTTPYKVHLSLLEGHVSSSVAQATELAAVTTERWYTAPGVRRTDIRHNGVVGTLFLPPGPGPFPALLDLWGIGGGLVEYRSALLASRGYATLSLAYSRHKDLPGPQKRINVGGSYFKSAFHLIQDHHQVCANRVGIISLSFGVFLALRLAIQAVVKPSCLICINGPVGGSIDISNSEGMDFDGDKTHWLYEDQNHVSFRNVSLPTNFFPGTILKMENLACPIMYIVGEDDLSTSSTENANLLEETLRAAGKSKLLTRLSYPGAGHLIEPPYSPSSRASLWSIKPKKLITLWGGHPAPHAAAQEDAWKKILDFMESNLRQ
- the LOC113131056 gene encoding bile acid-CoA:amino acid N-acyltransferase-like isoform X1, encoding MSLPTILQLPEIRKFFTLHRKLESLHHSGTARCRSSYRPAPLLSASPVRALVDEQIIIKGDFLPSHCPVTVCSRLCSEDGDVWEAFAHYNTNADGTINLSRDHSVGGSYMGCEPMGLFWGLQPAPGAREGLRLRKINVTTPYKVHLSLLEGHVSSSVAQATELAAVTTERWYTAPGVRRTDIRHNGVVGTLFLPPGPGPFPALLDLWGIGGGLVEYRSALLASRGYATLSLAYSRHKDLPGPQKRINVGGSYFKSAFHLIQDHHQVCANRVGIISLSFGVFLALRLAIQAVVKPSCLICINGPVGGSIDISNSEGMDFDGDKTHWLYEDQNHVSFRNVSLPTNFFPGTILKMENLACPIMYIVGEDDLSTSSTENANLLEETLRAAGKSKLLTRLSYPGAGHLIEPPYSPSSRASLWSIKPKKLITLWGGHPAPHAAAQEDAWKKILDFMESNLRQ
- the LOC113131056 gene encoding bile acid-CoA:amino acid N-acyltransferase-like isoform X3, which codes for MSLPTILQLPEIRKFFTLHRKLESLHHSGTARCRSSYRPAPLLSASPVRALVDEQIIIKGDFLPSHCPVTVCSRLCSEDGDVWEAFAHYNTNADGTINLSRDHSVGGSYMGCEPMGLFWGLQPAPGAREGLRLRKINVTTPYKVHLSLLEGHVSSSVAQATELAAVTTERWYTAPGVRRTDIRHNGVVGTLFLPPGPGPFPALLDLWGIGGGLVEYRSALLASRGYATLSLAYSRHKDLPGPQKRINVGGSYFKSAFHLIQDHHQVCANRVGIISLSFGVFLALRLAIQAVVKMENLACPIMYIVGEDDLSTSSTENANLLEETLRAAGKSKLLTRLSYPGAGHLIEPPYSPSSRASLWSIKPKKLITLWGGHPAPHAAAQEDAWKKILDFMESNLRQ
- the LOC113131056 gene encoding bile acid-CoA:amino acid N-acyltransferase-like isoform X2, translated to MSLPTILQLPEIRKFFTLHRKLESLHHSDEQIIIKGDFLPSHCPVTVCSRLCSEDGDVWEAFAHYNTNADGTINLSRDHSVGGSYMGCEPMGLFWGLQPAPGAREGLRLRKINVTTPYKVHLSLLEGHVSSSVAQATELAAVTTERWYTAPGVRRTDIRHNGVVGTLFLPPGPGPFPALLDLWGIGGGLVEYRSALLASRGYATLSLAYSRHKDLPGPQKRINVGGSYFKSAFHLIQDHHQVCANRVGIISLSFGVFLALRLAIQAVVKPSCLICINGPVGGSIDISNSEGMDFDGDKTHWLYEDQNHVSFRNVSLPTNFFPGTILKMENLACPIMYIVGEDDLSTSSTENANLLEETLRAAGKSKLLTRLSYPGAGHLIEPPYSPSSRASLWSIKPKKLITLWGGHPAPHAAAQEDAWKKILDFMESNLRQ